The genomic DNA GCGGCTCTCCAGCAAGCGGCCGTGTTCAAGCACAGTGGGGGCGATACTCACCGCAGGGTCGAGGTGATAGTCCTCAAGGCAACGCAGCCACGAGCGGGCAATGGACGGATCGCTGGACGGGTCGCGGCCATGGGCCACGGTCAGCACTTGCTGGGCATGGCGACCGAAATGATCGTTGTGCATTTCTTATTATTCTCCCTGCATGAGAACGGCCAGCATCCCCCGGCACCCCGACCATTGCAACCCCGGGGAGACCCGTCGGTCATGGGCTGTACCGTTTATGGCACACACTGTCACCCACCCTGTACCACCCCTGCTACAGCAACGCCTTGCAACAAACCTCAAACCCCTGATTTAACGGGCGCTCACGGCGCTGGCCCGACCTTTGCTCTACGCTTTACAGGCGCTGTCGCGGCGCACTCCCAATAAACACAAGAGCCAGGAGATACCCACCATGCGTTACGCACACCCCGGTACTGAAGGCGCGATCGTTTCGTTCAAGGCCAAGTACGGCAACTACATCGGGGGCGAATTCGTTGCGCCGGTCGATGGCAACTATTTCACCAACACCTCGCCGGTCAACGGCAAGGCCATCGCCGAATTCCCGCGCTCCACAGCCAAAGACATCGACAAGGCCCTCGACGCCGCCCACGCCGCCGCTGACGCCTGGGGCAAAACCTCGGCCCAGGACCGCTCGCTGGTACTGCTGAAAATCGCCGACCGCATCGAACAGAACCTCGAACTGCTGGCCATCACCGAAACCTGGGACAACGGCAAGGCCGTGCGTGAAACCCTCAACGCCGACATCCCGCTGGCCGCCGACCACTTCCGCTACTTCGCCGGGTGCATTCGCGCCCAGGAAGGCACCAGCGCCGAGATCAACGAGCACACCGCGTCGTATCACTTCCACGAGCCCCTGGGTGTGGTCGGCCAGATCATCCCGTGGAACTTCCCGCTGCTGATGGCCGCGTGGAAACTCGCCCCGGCCCTGGCCGCCGGTAACTGCGTGGTGCTCAAACCTGCCGAGCAAACCCCGCTGGGCATCAACGTGTTGCTGGAAGTGATCGGCGACCTGCTGCCACCCGGCGTGCTGAACGTCGTGCACGGTTTCGGCAAAGAGGCCGGCGAAGCCCTGGCCACCAGCAAGCGCATCGCCAAGATTGCTTTCACCGGCTCCACGCCAGTGGGCTCGCACATCATGCACGCGGCGGCCGAGAACATTATTCCGTCTACCGTAGAGCTGGGCGGCAAGTCGCCGAACATCTTCTTCGCCGACATCATGAAAGCCGAGCCTTCGTTTATCGAGAAAGCCGCAGAAGGCCTGGTGCTGGCGTTCTTTAACCAAGGCGAAGTGTGCACCTGCCCATCGCGCGCACTGGTGGAAGAGTCGATCTACGACGACTTCATGAAAGTGGTGATGAAAAAGATCGAGCAGATCAAACGCGGCGACCCGCTGGACACCGACACCATGGTCGGCGCCCAAGCGTCGGAGCAACAATTCGACAAAATCCTGTCCTACCTGGAAATCGCCAAAGGCGAAGGCGCGCAGTTGCTGACCGGCGGCAAGGTCGAGCAGCTCACCGGCGACATGGCCGGCGGCTATTACATCCAGCCGACCCTGCTCAAGGGCACCAACGAAATGCGCGTGTTCCAGGAGGAAATCTTCGGCCCGGTGGTGAGCATCACCACCTTCAAGGACGAAGCCGAAGCCCTGGCCATCGCCAACGACACCGAGTTCGGCCTCGGCGCCGGCGTTTGGACCCGCGACATCAACCGCGCTTACCGCATGGGCCGTGCGATCAAGGCGGGCCGCGTATGGACCAACTGCTACCACCTCTACCCGGCGCACGCCGCGTTCGGCGGTTACAAAAAGTCCGGCGTGGGCCGTGAGACGCACAAGATGATGCTGGACCACTACCAGCAGACCAAAAACCTGCTGGTGAGCTACGACATTAATCCGTTGGGCTTCTTCTAACCCCCCCGCTGATCGTTCCCACGCTCTGCGTGGGAATGCCGCCTGGGACGCTCTGCGTTCCGATGTCTGCGCAGCATTCAAGCCCTGCGCAAGGTGACGCGGAGCGTCACGGGATGCATTCCCACGCAGAGCGTGGGAACGATCTCACCTGCTGCCTAAAACAATAAGAACGGACGGTACTTTCCCATGCCTAGCGAACCCACTGGCTCTTCCGTCGACTTCGAAAAAGTCGATTCCCACTATTTCCAACAACGCGAACTGAAAAAAGGCGCCGCCGGCTGGGTGCTGTTGGTCGGCCTCGGCGTGGCCTATGTCATCTCCGGCGACTACGCCGGCTGGAACTTCGGCCTGGCCCAGGGTGGCTGGGGCGGTATGTTTCTCGCCACACTGCTGATGGCCACCATGTACCTGTGCATGTGTTTTTCCCTGGCGGAACTGTCTTCCATGATCCCCACCGCCGGCGGCGGCTACGGGTTTGCCCGCAGCGCCTTCGGCCCCTGGGGCGGGTTCCTCACCGGCACCGCCATCCTCATCGAATACGCCATCGCCCCCGCCGCCATCGCGGTGTTTATCGGCGCGTATTGCGAGTCGCTGTTCGGCATTGGCGGCTGGATGATCTACCTGGCGTTTTACATCATCTTCATCGGCATCCACAT from Pseudomonas tolaasii NCPPB 2192 includes the following:
- the exaC gene encoding acetaldehyde dehydrogenase ExaC: MRYAHPGTEGAIVSFKAKYGNYIGGEFVAPVDGNYFTNTSPVNGKAIAEFPRSTAKDIDKALDAAHAAADAWGKTSAQDRSLVLLKIADRIEQNLELLAITETWDNGKAVRETLNADIPLAADHFRYFAGCIRAQEGTSAEINEHTASYHFHEPLGVVGQIIPWNFPLLMAAWKLAPALAAGNCVVLKPAEQTPLGINVLLEVIGDLLPPGVLNVVHGFGKEAGEALATSKRIAKIAFTGSTPVGSHIMHAAAENIIPSTVELGGKSPNIFFADIMKAEPSFIEKAAEGLVLAFFNQGEVCTCPSRALVEESIYDDFMKVVMKKIEQIKRGDPLDTDTMVGAQASEQQFDKILSYLEIAKGEGAQLLTGGKVEQLTGDMAGGYYIQPTLLKGTNEMRVFQEEIFGPVVSITTFKDEAEALAIANDTEFGLGAGVWTRDINRAYRMGRAIKAGRVWTNCYHLYPAHAAFGGYKKSGVGRETHKMMLDHYQQTKNLLVSYDINPLGFF